The following DNA comes from Desulfurispora thermophila DSM 16022.
GCGAAAGATAGCTGGAATGCTTTTCAACTCTTCCATGGTGAAGCCGACTACTGTGGCACCCAGGGTGCCACCAAAAACAATCAATGCGGCAGAAGGCTTGAATAGAGCAGCCAGGTGCCCGCCTTCCATCAAGAAACCGCCAACCAGAGAAAAAAGAGCCAGAAAAAAGCCGCCTACCAATGCAATATCCATACTTGCTACCATCCCTTATATTATGTATAACAATTATTACCTGCCGGAGGAAGACTTTGCTTCGCCATTACTCGAAACATTTTTTAATTTGTAACCCGGCTCGGTCTCACTGAACTTACTGCTCAGAATTACTATATCCACCCGCCGGTTTTGCTGCCGGTTGGCTTCCGAAGTATTGGGCAGCACGGGGCGGTATTCACCAAAAGCCAGCGCGGACAATCGTTGTGGATTGATACCGTAAACCTCGCTCAGCTCCCGTAAAACGTTGGTGGCCCGGGCTGCGGAAAGTTCCCAGTTGGAAGGAAAACGAGCCGTATGAATGGGCAAATTGTCGGTATGTCCTTCCACGCGCAGATAGTTGGGGGTTTGCTGCAAGATGGGAGCCACCTGTTTCAAAAGCGCCCTGGCAGCCGGGGTCAGTTCAGCTTCGCCAAGGCGAAACAGAACCTGTTCCTGGAAAGAAAGTACCACCCCCCGCTCTTCCTGGCTGACGTGGATCTTGGCACTCAGGCCGGCCTGCTGCACCATCTTCTCCAACTGCTGCCTAACTTCATTCAGTTTGGCCTGGTCACCCACCATGTGGTCCTGCTGAGTTTTTCCTGCCAGACCCTGCACCACGGAAGGACCAGGAGCGTCCAGCAACATCCCGCCGGCTCCCATGGCCTTATTCAAGGAAGCCGACAAGTACTGAAACTTTTTTACATCAATCTGACTGAGTGTGAACAACACGATAAACAAGACCAGCAACAGTGTAATCATGTCGGCATAAGTGATCAGCCAGCGCTCATGGTTACCCGCACTTTCCGCCTGCTTTTTCCTTCTACTCAAACTGCTTCCCGGCCCCCTCCCGGATCAATTTGTCGAAACCTGTTTACTCAAGGACCTAGTTGATCAATATTCGCCCTGCTCTTTTTTCTTCCTTCCATTACTGTGAAGAAAAACCTGATTTTTGCATAAGCAGCTATATCATCAATGAGGCAGCAGCAGGAACATGAAAGCAAAAAAGCCGCCCGTCTGGACGGCAATACTTTCGCTGGCAATAACAAAGGCTCCAGTGACCTGGAGCCCTGCTATGCTGGTGGGGATGGCTGGTTTCGAACCAGCGACCTCTTGAATGTGAGTCAAGCGCTCTCCCACTGAGCTACACCCCCGCGCTATGCAATTGTCCAAGCTTGCCTCGCGCAATAAGTATAATACCATATCTTCAACCGGTATGCAATACCCCCGGGCAATAAAAATACACCAAAAAAATTTGTAAACCTGGATTTACAATTTGGACTTGTCAGAAGATTATTAATTATTTATAATATATCCAATCAATTGATTGCAAAAAAACTTCTAATAATTAAAACCGGAGGTGCCCCGCATACCATGATGAACTATCCCCTCCTGATTAAAAAATGCATTCTGGAAAGGGCTAAAAACATCTATCCCAAAAAGGAAATTGTATCCCGTGATTATAACGGCATGTTTCGTTACAATTACGGTCAATTTTATGAAAGAGTTTGCCGGCTGGGCAGCGCCCTGCAAAAACTGGGTGTACAACGAGGGGACCGCATTGGTACCCTGGCCTGGAACAACCACCGTCACCTGGAGCTGTACTTTGCCGTACCCTGCTCGGGTGCCATCCTGCACACTCTTAACCTGCGCCTGTTCACAGAACAATTGATTTATGTAATCAACCATGCCGCCGACAGTTATATCTTTGTAGACATCGACCTGGTGCCATTGCTGGAAAACATCCAGGACAAGCTGACCAGTGTAAAAGGATACATAATTATGAGCCCGGAAACCACACTGCCCTCGACCAAACTCAACCCGGTATACAGCTACGAGCAACTGATCAGCGAAGGAGATAGCAGCTTCCAGTTCCCGGACGATCTGGACGAAAACACTCCAGCCTCCATGTGCTACACCACGGCTACTACTGGCAACCCCAAGGGGGTAGTCTACACCCACCGCTCTATTGTGCTGCACTCCTTCTCCGAGTGCATGGTGGATTCCCTGGCCGTATCGGAAGCCGAAGTTGTACTGCCGGTAGTGCCCATGTTCCACGTCAATGCCTGGGGCCTGCCTTTTTCCTGCACCATGGTGGGTGCGAAACAGGTTTTTCCCGGAGCCCGACCCGATGCCAAAGTGCTCTGCCAGCTCTTCCAGGACGAAAAAGTTACCGCCACCGGTGGTGTGCCCACCATCTGGATGGCCGTACTGGCTGAACTGGAAAGAGAACAATATGATTTAAGCAGTCTGAAGACAATTGTCAACGGTGGTTCAGCTCTGCCCCGCGCCATACTGGAAGGCTACCGCAAAAAACTGGGCATTGACATTATCCACGCCTACGGCATGACGGAAACCTCCCCGCTGGTGCTCTACAACTACACCAAGAGCTACCTGAAGGATCTGCCCGAAGAGGATTACATCAAGCTGAAGCTCAAACAGGGACTGCTGGTACCCGGTCTGGAAATGCGCGTTGTCAACGACCAAGGGGAAGATGTGCCGTGGGACGGTAAAACCATGGGCGAATTGCTACTGCGCGGGCCATGGATTGCCGGATACTACTACAACGAACCCGAACGCAGCAGGGAAAACATAGTGGACGGATGGCTGCACACCAATGACATAGCCACAGTTGATGAAGAAGGCTATGTGCAAATAGCAGACCGCACCAAAGACCTGATCAAGAGCGGCGGCGAGTGGATTTCTTCGGTTGACCTGGAGAACGCCATCATGTCGCACCCGGCAGTAGCCGAAGCCGCCGTTATCGCCATGCCCCACCCGCGCTGGGACGAGCGCCCGCTGGCCTGCGTGGTTTTAAAACCCGGTACCAGCGCCACCGAGGAGGATATTATCAAATATCTTTCCGACAAAGTAGCCAAGTGGTGGTTGCCCGACAAGGTGTTGTTCATTGATGAAATACCCAAGACATCGGTAGGCAAATTTGACAAGAAAGTGCTGCGAGCCAAGTATGCGACCCCGGTTTAGCCAAACGCCAACCCTCTCCTTCTTATTAACATAAATTTGCCCCCGGCCAATCGCCGGGGGATTTTTTTTAAAACTCCTGTTTAAGCCAAAGGGGAGCGACCATCTCGCCCTGCCAGTATATCTCTCCATCCAAAGTGCTCACGTCCACCTGCTGCACCAGCTGCGGATCAATGCAGTAAAGTGCCCACCAGGCGTGGGCCCTGACCTGCCCATCCGGCTTTGCCAAAAAAGGCACTATCTCATCGGTGTACTGCTGCACCAGGTCGGGCCTTTCTCTGGCCACTACCGCCATCCCCCACAACACCCCCACCGTCAGACGTGGATCATCAATAAAGGAAAACATGATCGGGATATACTCGGCCAGAGATTCCGGTCCGGTAGCGATTACCGCCCCCATAGCCTGCGGGGCATACCACCCCGTACCGCCGGACTCGTCATTCAGCGACCAGAGCAGGCGGCGGATTACATCCCGCGCTATTTCGGTCTGATCCCCCACCCGCTGCGCCACCACCAGGCCCAGAGTCTGGACGGCCCGCCAGCTGATCAACTTATCCCGTTCATAGAGTAAACTGAGTAATATTTTAATGATATTTTTGGGCTTCTCATCAAGGTGCACAATTTGGGAGAATTGTTTTTGTGCCAGCAGGTCCATTATCTTGCTCCTTTGCAATCCGGCCAAGAAAAAACACCCCTTTCTTTTCCCCTGCCAACTTCGGACAAAAATCCTGTTGTCAGAAAAGCCAAAGCCTTGTATAATAACACACAAGACTATATTGCGATAGTGACAACATTCTCTAAACCTCAATAACCAGCCAGCATACTTCACAGGGGTTTAAATTTTTGAGGGAGGGAGATTGGCCATGCTCAGTTTCAGCCCGGTAACCAGCTGGCACAAAAGTGAAAAATACCCGCAAATCAGCCCCCGAGCCTTTGTTCACCCCACCGCGGTTTTGATCGGCGACATCCGCGTGGCCGACGACGTAGTGATTTACCCCGGCGTGGTGCTCAGGGCCGATGAGGGTTCCCCCATCATTATTGGCCGGGGCACCAATGTGCAGGACGGCGTAATTATGCACTGCCTGAAAGACAGTTCCATAGTAATTGGCGAAAACTGCAGCATCGCCCACGGTGCCGTCATCCACGGGCCCTGCCAGCTGGGTGACAACTGTTTTGTCGGCTTCAACGCCGTACTGCTGAAAGCAACTCTGGGTAGCGGCTGTTTTGTCTCCCACTGCGCTCTGGTCACCGGAGTGGAAATCGGCAATGACCGGCTGGTGGGACCGGCCCAGGTAGTGGATAGTGCGGAAAAAGCCAGCAACCTGCCGCCCACGGCCGAAAGCCAGGTACACTTTGCCCAGGAGGTACTGCAGGTAAACGAGGAACTGCGCCAGGGATATCAGGCCATGGCGCAGCTGGAAGGCAAGTGGGACTTAAGCAATTTGCCCGCACCATCTTCTGAAGAAGACCCGGTGGGTTAACACCGACCGCCCGTTTGGCCGGGCGGTCTTTTCTTTGCTATTGCGGCAGGTCGAACTTGTAACCCACACCCCATACAGTTTTTACATACACCGGTTTGGAAGGGTTCTCCTCTATTTTTTCCCGCAAACGCCGGATATGCACGTTCACTGTATTGTCGTCACCGAAATAGGCACCGTCCCACAGTTTGTCCAACAGCTGTTGTTTGGAAAACACCTGGTTGGGGTGGGAAGCCAACAGCCACAACAGGTCAAACTCCCGCGGCGTCAACTCCACCTGCTGGGATTTGACTGTAACCGACCTTCTCCCCCGGTCAATCACCAAACCCGGATATTCCAGCACACTGGCGGCCTCGGCCCTACCACTATTTCTGGTACGGCGCAGCACAGCCTTGATGCGCAGCACCAGTTCTGTAAAATTGTAAGGCTTGGTCTGATAGTCATCAATGCCCAGCTTAAAGCCCACCACTTTGTCTACATCGTCGGTGCTGGCAGTGAGCATGATCACAGCCAGCTCTTCCTTCAAGTTTTTCAAGCGGCGACATGTTTCAAACCCGTCCATGCCCGGCATCATCAGATCCAGAAGCACCAGATCGGGCATGTTTTGCCGGCACAACTGCAGGGCCTCCTCCCCGCTCTGTACCGTGTAAACTTCATATCCCTCCTTGCTCAGGCGCAAGCGCAGGAGCTCCAGGCTGGTGACATCGTCATCCACAACCAGTATTTTTTCCCGCACAAAATTCCCTCCACTCCATACCACATTACCCCAAAACATAACAAAATAACAGATGCAACAGTCAATCAATCAGCATTCTTACCAATGATTTTACAATATTTGCAATGAAGTGTACAGGCTTTTCCTAACGCTGGTAAATAACCCGCCGCGGGTAGGGGATCTCTATGCCGGCTTCCTCCAGCGCCAGCTTAAACCGGCGTCTCAGCTGTCTCTCTATCTCCCACTGTTGCCCGGCCCGCGTGGCGGCCACCACCCGGATGTTCACCGCACTGTCGGCCAGGTCCACTACACCCTGCACCACCGGAGTCTCCACGATGTCCGGTAGCTCCGCTTTGGCCTTTTCACCGGCCTGGCGCAAAACCTCCAGGGCCCGGTCTATATCGGCTTCGTAGGCTATTCCCACAACCACCACGGCCAGCATGTGGCCCCGGTTGTAGTTGGTGACCTTGCTAATTTCTCCGTTGGGCACAATATGCAACTGCCCGGTCCAGGAGCGGATCTTGCAACTGCGCAAACCCATCTCTTCCACCACTCCCACCACACCGGCCGTTTCCACATAATCTCCCACCGAAAACTGATCCTCAAACAAAATGAAAAAGCCGCTGATCACGTCCTTCACCAGGCTCTGGGCTCCAAACCCCACCGCCAGCCCCAGTATGCCGGCGCTGGCCAGGATAGCACTGGTGTTCACACCGAACACCTGGAGAATCATAATAAAAGCCACGAAAAAGAGCACATAGGTGACCAGGCTTTGCAGCAACACCTGCAGGGTCTGGGCCCGGCGTTTTTGCATAAAACTCTGGTGCAGTTCGTGGCGGGCAAAGACCTGGCCGATTACAGTTTTGCCCAGGCGCACCGCCAGCCTGGCCCCGATAATAATACCAATAACTTTTAAAACTTTTAGTCCCAATTCCTTTAAGTCCTGAGGCGATATCAACGAAACATGAAAAATTTCCAGGATAATCAGCACCGCCCCAAAATATCCCCCGTAGAAGAGCAGCGCTTTTAGCAAAACACCCAGGGACTTTAAAAAATCCCGCCGCAGATAATTTTGCTCCGGCGCATTTTCCCCGCTGTCCAGCCTTTCCAGGAACCAGTCCAGCAACCGGCCGGTCACCTTGATCAAAACAAAGGTGGCCAGCAGCACGAGCAAAGCCAGCCAGGAACGTTGCAGCAAGACAGCATAATCTATGTTCCAGCTTTTAAGCAATTCCGCCACCGGCGCTTCCCCCTATACTTTTTATGATCCCGGCCAACCTCAAGAGTTCCTCGCCATCCGGACCCGCCGCCAGATAGGCCAGGTTATGCCTGAGCAGGCCCACATCATCATCTTCATCTTCCGCCGGCAGGCCACCCCCGGCCAGGCCCAAGGCGGCGGACAGTTCTTTTGAACGGCCCAAGCAGTAACGACAGCGATCCAGATCATAAACCAAAGTTAAAAATAAATCCTGCAGCATCGCTTTCCGGCCGGCGTCATCCGGACGGGGCCAGAGAGACGGGATACGGCTGAAACTTTCTTCCACCGGCCCGTACTCGGCCAGCCCCTGGTCCTGCATCCACTGCTGCGGCGTCCAGGAAGCGCTTTCCCGCAAGCCCAGGCAAAAATCCTCGCTGAAAGCCAGGGTAAATTTGTCTTCATCCAGCTGGTCCAGAGGCGCCATACGGCAGGACCAGGGCCGCACCGGATACACCCGGCAACCTTTTTCCGTCA
Coding sequences within:
- a CDS encoding mechanosensitive ion channel family protein; translation: MAELLKSWNIDYAVLLQRSWLALLVLLATFVLIKVTGRLLDWFLERLDSGENAPEQNYLRRDFLKSLGVLLKALLFYGGYFGAVLIILEIFHVSLISPQDLKELGLKVLKVIGIIIGARLAVRLGKTVIGQVFARHELHQSFMQKRRAQTLQVLLQSLVTYVLFFVAFIMILQVFGVNTSAILASAGILGLAVGFGAQSLVKDVISGFFILFEDQFSVGDYVETAGVVGVVEEMGLRSCKIRSWTGQLHIVPNGEISKVTNYNRGHMLAVVVVGIAYEADIDRALEVLRQAGEKAKAELPDIVETPVVQGVVDLADSAVNIRVVAATRAGQQWEIERQLRRRFKLALEEAGIEIPYPRRVIYQR
- a CDS encoding response regulator transcription factor, with the protein product MREKILVVDDDVTSLELLRLRLSKEGYEVYTVQSGEEALQLCRQNMPDLVLLDLMMPGMDGFETCRRLKNLKEELAVIMLTASTDDVDKVVGFKLGIDDYQTKPYNFTELVLRIKAVLRRTRNSGRAEAASVLEYPGLVIDRGRRSVTVKSQQVELTPREFDLLWLLASHPNQVFSKQQLLDKLWDGAYFGDDNTVNVHIRRLREKIEENPSKPVYVKTVWGVGYKFDLPQ
- a CDS encoding long-chain fatty acid--CoA ligase, which encodes MMNYPLLIKKCILERAKNIYPKKEIVSRDYNGMFRYNYGQFYERVCRLGSALQKLGVQRGDRIGTLAWNNHRHLELYFAVPCSGAILHTLNLRLFTEQLIYVINHAADSYIFVDIDLVPLLENIQDKLTSVKGYIIMSPETTLPSTKLNPVYSYEQLISEGDSSFQFPDDLDENTPASMCYTTATTGNPKGVVYTHRSIVLHSFSECMVDSLAVSEAEVVLPVVPMFHVNAWGLPFSCTMVGAKQVFPGARPDAKVLCQLFQDEKVTATGGVPTIWMAVLAELEREQYDLSSLKTIVNGGSALPRAILEGYRKKLGIDIIHAYGMTETSPLVLYNYTKSYLKDLPEEDYIKLKLKQGLLVPGLEMRVVNDQGEDVPWDGKTMGELLLRGPWIAGYYYNEPERSRENIVDGWLHTNDIATVDEEGYVQIADRTKDLIKSGGEWISSVDLENAIMSHPAVAEAAVIAMPHPRWDERPLACVVLKPGTSATEEDIIKYLSDKVAKWWLPDKVLFIDEIPKTSVGKFDKKVLRAKYATPV
- a CDS encoding YkgJ family cysteine cluster protein, with the translated sequence MTTELGYIPQRRGKTFAAGERFHFACHPGLACFGQCCRDINILLTPYDVLRLKNYLGISSGDFLAQYAHIFTARHSSLPVIILKMREDQDLTCSFLTEKGCRVYPVRPWSCRMAPLDQLDEDKFTLAFSEDFCLGLRESASWTPQQWMQDQGLAEYGPVEESFSRIPSLWPRPDDAGRKAMLQDLFLTLVYDLDRCRYCLGRSKELSAALGLAGGGLPAEDEDDDVGLLRHNLAYLAAGPDGEELLRLAGIIKSIGGSAGGGIA
- a CDS encoding DVU0298 family protein, with protein sequence MAGLQRSKIMDLLAQKQFSQIVHLDEKPKNIIKILLSLLYERDKLISWRAVQTLGLVVAQRVGDQTEIARDVIRRLLWSLNDESGGTGWYAPQAMGAVIATGPESLAEYIPIMFSFIDDPRLTVGVLWGMAVVARERPDLVQQYTDEIVPFLAKPDGQVRAHAWWALYCIDPQLVQQVDVSTLDGEIYWQGEMVAPLWLKQEF
- a CDS encoding OmpA/MotB family protein — its product is MSRRKKQAESAGNHERWLITYADMITLLLVLFIVLFTLSQIDVKKFQYLSASLNKAMGAGGMLLDAPGPSVVQGLAGKTQQDHMVGDQAKLNEVRQQLEKMVQQAGLSAKIHVSQEERGVVLSFQEQVLFRLGEAELTPAARALLKQVAPILQQTPNYLRVEGHTDNLPIHTARFPSNWELSAARATNVLRELSEVYGINPQRLSALAFGEYRPVLPNTSEANRQQNRRVDIVILSSKFSETEPGYKLKNVSSNGEAKSSSGR